A genomic segment from Dermacentor silvarum isolate Dsil-2018 chromosome 11, BIME_Dsil_1.4, whole genome shotgun sequence encodes:
- the LOC119432474 gene encoding probable ATP-dependent RNA helicase DDX5, giving the protein MSTRNTSRQPGVPAWTWRPIGKPRGSLSRGAPCRSPFYGYTKPTFLTAMLEGIEAGKYGPPTDVQAQCWPIALKGRDFMATVPNEGAGKTLSYLLPAIVHVKHQPPLQPGDGPIVLVLVATPELARQTHELTYHFEKYTAVRSVCLSCGDWKLRQLKALKRGPVEVCVATPGRLLFFIKEGKVNLRRCSYLVFDGVDLMLLMGLEKQIRAINALVHPVSQKLMLAASPNWPVLHLADEFLDDFIQVSCGLQTAHQSEFVEHVVVICGEAEKDDKLITIFEDILIKKCDKVIVFARTRRSVNELASKLRILDWPAVAIHGSTTEGNRDRELAAFRTGLATVLVATDVATRQLDDRDVRFVINYDYPPCLEDYHKRVEHAARSAGPGRAYTFISPNDSRRAKELIAILRANKQTVAPRLHEMAKKRLGAAKY; this is encoded by the coding sequence ATGTCTACCAGGAACACTTCGCGACAGCCAGGCGTTCCTGCCTGGACGTGGAGGCCTATCGGAAAGCCAAGGGGATCACTGTCGAGGGGCGCGCCGTGCCGAAGCCCGTTCTACGGCTATACGAAGCCAACTTTCCTGACTGCTATGCTAGAGGGTATTGAAGCGGGAAAGTACGGCCCACCAACCGACGTCCAGGCCCAGTGCTGGCCCATTGCTCTTAAGGGCAGGGACTTTATGGCCACGGTACCCAATGAAGGCGCGGGCAAGACGCTTTCATACCTCCTTCCAGCCATCGTGCACGTCAAGCACCAACCACCTTTACAGCCTGGTGACGGTCCCATCGTGCTCGTGCTCGTGGCGACGCCGGAGTTGGCCCGACAGACCCACGAGCTGACCTACCACTTTGAGAAATACACGGCAGTTCGTAGCGTGTGCCTGTCTTGCGGTGACTGGAAGCTGCGGCAACTGAAAGCCCTCAAGAGGGGCCCCGTCGAGGTATGCGTGGCGACACCTGGCCGTCTGCTGTTCTTCATCAAAGAGGGCAAGGTGAATCTTCGTCGCTGCTCGTACCTGGTGTTCGATGGAGTGGACCTCATGCTGCTTATGGGGCTAGAAAAACAAATTCGCGCCATCAATGCCCTAGTTCACCCAGTTAGTCAGAAGCTGATGTTGGCTGCTTCGCCAAATTGGCCAGTTTTGCATCTCGCCGATGAATTTCTGGACGACTTTATTCAGGTGAGCTGCGGACTACAGACGGCACACCAAAGCGAATTTGTTGAGCATGTCGTTGTCATCTGTGGCGAAGCCGAAAAAGACGACAAGCTAATTACCATCTTCGAGGACATCCTCATCAAGAAGTGCGACAAGGTGATCGTTTTCGCAAGAACGAGGCGAAGCGTGAACGAATTGGCGTCGAAACTACGAATACTGGATTGGCCAGCCGTCGCCATTCACGGCAGTACGACGGAAGGAAACCGCGACCGCGAACTCGCCGCATTTCGAACGGGCTTGGCAACCGTATTAGTGGCAACGGACGTGGCCACGCGTCAGCTGGACGATCGCGACGTGCGTTTCGTGATTAACTACGACTACCCGCCATGCCTGGAGGACTACCATAAACGGGTAGAGCACGCCGCCCGAAGTGCTGGTCCGGGTAGGGCGTACACATTTATTAGCCCCAACGACAGTCGGCGTGCAAAAGAGCTCATCGCTATTCTTCGAGCAAACAAACAGACGGTTGCACCACGACTCCACGAGATGGCCAAGAAGAGGCTTGGTGCGGCAAAATATTAA